Proteins found in one bacterium genomic segment:
- a CDS encoding dTMP kinase translates to MNFGKFITYEGIDGSGKTTQAKMLYDYLVGLGFDVILTREPGGTKFAEAVRKILLSHNNFAISPKAELMLYLAARAQLVDEVILPALKSGKWVISDRFFDSSVAYQGFARGLDPEEVMKTCLFATGGLKPDLTFFLDVSPGTAAERMAKSGKKPDRLEAESREFTEKVRAGYLWIAGREPERFVVINGEGSIESVFERIKNRIKEII, encoded by the coding sequence ATGAATTTCGGCAAGTTTATCACCTATGAAGGCATTGACGGTAGCGGTAAGACTACGCAGGCAAAAATGCTTTATGATTATCTTGTTGGGCTGGGTTTTGATGTTATTCTGACAAGAGAGCCAGGCGGAACAAAATTTGCCGAGGCGGTAAGGAAAATTCTTCTTTCACACAACAATTTTGCTATTTCGCCCAAAGCTGAACTTATGCTTTATTTAGCGGCAAGAGCGCAACTTGTCGATGAAGTCATACTTCCTGCATTAAAAAGCGGTAAATGGGTTATCTCGGACAGGTTTTTCGATTCATCGGTGGCATACCAAGGTTTTGCGAGGGGGCTCGATCCCGAAGAGGTAATGAAAACTTGCCTGTTTGCCACTGGCGGTTTGAAACCTGACCTTACATTTTTTCTCGATGTAAGCCCTGGGACAGCGGCAGAAAGAATGGCTAAATCAGGCAAGAAACCTGATAGACTCGAGGCTGAATCCCGCGAGTTCACTGAGAAAGTCCGAGCTGGCTACCTGTGGATTGCTGGTAGAGAACCAGAAAGATTTGTTGTAATCAACGGCGAAGGCAGTATTGAGAGCGTTTTTGAGAGAATAAAAAATCGAATAAAAGAGATAATTTAA
- a CDS encoding aspartate kinase: protein MQITVQKYGGKSVATISRIKQVAKKIVKRQKSGEKLVVVVSAMSDTTDRLLEFAKLVSPNPPERELDMLLTAGERISMALLSMAIWCNGGRAISFTGSQSGIITDDNHTRARIVEIRANRIIEELNNDKIVIVAGFQGVSGRREITTLGRGGSDTTAVALACALGADVCEIYSDVDGIYSADPKKVKGARHIDEIDYETLFDMTFFGAKVVHSRAVEMARKFGVKLVLASSMKEGNYTMVKSKSLEGAKFIAVSSHPEIYWIEATLPRESFRNVVRKLDELRTNLRNPSVTVENVNIRLSFWILPDQLPEVDKLIRDTGRDTFRIYDAGLVAASGYGIAHSAEAIVLITEILEKNAIPYHHIGTTNQSVFIILPKDFVASAEKVLHKRLIAEEEKL, encoded by the coding sequence ATGCAGATAACAGTCCAGAAATACGGCGGTAAAAGTGTCGCGACGATAAGCCGCATAAAGCAGGTCGCAAAGAAGATAGTAAAAAGGCAAAAAAGCGGCGAAAAGCTGGTTGTCGTGGTTTCCGCAATGTCTGACACAACCGATAGGCTTCTTGAGTTTGCCAAGCTTGTTTCTCCCAATCCTCCGGAAAGGGAACTTGATATGCTTCTCACAGCGGGCGAGAGGATTTCGATGGCTCTTCTTTCCATGGCTATATGGTGCAATGGAGGTAGAGCAATTTCTTTCACAGGTTCGCAAAGCGGAATAATAACCGACGATAATCACACTCGCGCAAGGATTGTGGAAATTCGGGCGAACAGAATAATAGAGGAGCTTAATAATGACAAAATAGTTATAGTAGCGGGCTTTCAGGGTGTTTCGGGTCGGCGTGAGATAACAACGCTTGGACGCGGTGGGTCGGATACTACGGCAGTAGCATTAGCATGTGCTCTCGGTGCCGATGTGTGCGAAATATACTCAGATGTGGATGGCATATACTCAGCTGACCCCAAAAAAGTTAAAGGTGCAAGACATATAGATGAAATAGATTATGAAACATTGTTCGATATGACATTTTTTGGCGCGAAGGTCGTTCATTCGCGCGCCGTAGAGATGGCAAGGAAATTCGGCGTAAAATTAGTCCTTGCCTCAAGCATGAAGGAAGGGAACTATACCATGGTAAAGTCAAAATCTCTCGAAGGGGCAAAATTTATTGCCGTATCATCTCACCCGGAAATTTACTGGATTGAAGCCACATTACCCAGGGAATCTTTCCGAAATGTTGTCAGGAAACTTGACGAGCTTAGAACCAACTTAAGAAATCCATCGGTTACCGTGGAGAATGTGAACATAAGGCTTAGTTTCTGGATTTTGCCGGACCAGCTTCCCGAAGTTGATAAACTTATAAGAGATACCGGGCGAGATACATTCAGAATTTACGATGCTGGATTGGTTGCTGCGAGCGGATACGGAATAGCACACAGCGCTGAAGCAATAGTTTTGATAACAGAAATCCTCGAGAAAAATGCTATTCCTTATCATCACATAGGAACTACCAATCAATCGGTGTTCATAATCCTGCCTAAGGATTTTGTTGCTTCTGCCGAGAAGGTGCTTCACAAAAGACTTATAGCTGAAGAGGAGAAGTTATGA
- the accB gene encoding acetyl-CoA carboxylase biotin carboxyl carrier protein, translating to MKIEKLKELIKLVEESEISSLEIHYFLGKKIVIKKNQNHFAVQPVITGPAAVAGTEAKSLPVKEESKPQEAEQAKEEAKEEELEEEKLYKLTAPMVGTFYRRPSPGSPPYVEVGDHIKPGQVVCLIEAMKLFNEVKSEVSGTIKKVLVEDASPVEFGQPLFLVELD from the coding sequence ATGAAAATAGAAAAGTTAAAGGAGCTGATAAAACTTGTTGAGGAAAGTGAGATATCATCGCTTGAAATCCATTACTTTCTTGGCAAAAAGATAGTTATAAAGAAGAATCAGAACCACTTTGCTGTGCAGCCGGTTATAACTGGTCCTGCTGCCGTAGCAGGCACAGAGGCTAAATCATTACCTGTCAAGGAAGAATCAAAGCCACAGGAAGCAGAACAAGCAAAGGAAGAGGCAAAAGAAGAAGAACTGGAAGAGGAAAAGTTATACAAACTTACGGCACCAATGGTTGGAACATTTTACAGGCGACCATCACCGGGCTCACCTCCTTATGTTGAGGTGGGCGACCACATAAAGCCGGGTCAGGTTGTTTGCCTTATAGAGGCGATGAAGCTATTCAACGAAGTAAAAAGTGAAGTTTCAGGCACTATAAAGAAAGTTCTTGTCGAGGACGCCTCACCAGTAGAATTCGGTCAACCTTTGTTTTTGGTCGAACTCGATTGA
- a CDS encoding type IV pilus twitching motility protein PilT: MLDLVALLKKMPELPASDLHLRVGTRPVYRVNGKLVRVNLPPVTQEDMERLVHQILTPERLQRFKKEYELDFAYQLETGERFRVNLFHQRETYAAAIRLINTYIPSFEELNLPDVIRKIADNRRGLVLVTGVTGSGKSTTLAAMIDYINSTRAENIITIEDPIEYLHTNKKSIIAQRELGIDTLSFAEALRRAMRQDPDVILLGEIRDAETMQIALMAADTGHLVLSTLHTLDALQTIYRILSFFPPHQHQEIRLVLSSTLRAIISQRLVPRSDKPGRVPAVEILIGTAAVRECIVNPEKTSGIRDLIAEGTVQYGMQTIDQSLFYFYQRGMISLETALANASNPDDFKLRVAGVVGGSDRGWKEFEIEKLKEKRAKEDKESDKSEDEEPPLAENRGFDL; encoded by the coding sequence ATGCTCGACTTAGTGGCACTTCTCAAAAAAATGCCCGAATTGCCAGCCTCGGACCTACATCTAAGAGTTGGAACGAGACCAGTCTATAGGGTTAATGGAAAATTGGTTCGGGTGAATTTGCCGCCGGTAACTCAAGAGGACATGGAAAGGCTTGTTCATCAAATACTTACGCCAGAAAGACTTCAGAGATTCAAGAAAGAATACGAACTCGACTTTGCCTATCAGCTTGAGACTGGCGAGAGATTCAGGGTAAACCTTTTCCACCAACGGGAAACATACGCCGCTGCGATAAGGTTGATAAATACATATATTCCATCGTTCGAGGAGCTTAATCTTCCTGATGTGATAAGAAAAATAGCCGATAACCGTCGTGGACTTGTGCTCGTTACCGGAGTTACTGGTTCGGGTAAGTCGACAACGCTTGCCGCGATGATAGACTATATAAACTCTACGCGCGCTGAGAACATAATAACCATAGAGGACCCCATAGAGTATCTCCACACCAATAAAAAAAGCATTATAGCCCAAAGAGAGCTTGGGATAGACACGCTCTCATTTGCCGAGGCATTAAGGCGAGCAATGCGCCAAGACCCCGATGTGATACTTCTCGGGGAGATCCGAGATGCTGAAACGATGCAGATAGCGTTAATGGCTGCTGACACCGGACATCTCGTGCTTTCAACACTTCATACGCTCGATGCTTTGCAGACAATCTATCGAATTCTTTCCTTCTTCCCGCCTCATCAGCATCAGGAAATAAGGCTTGTGCTTTCGTCAACCCTAAGGGCAATAATCTCTCAGCGTCTCGTTCCGAGGTCGGACAAACCGGGGCGTGTCCCCGCTGTGGAAATACTCATTGGAACCGCAGCAGTAAGAGAATGTATAGTTAATCCCGAGAAAACATCGGGGATACGCGACCTTATTGCAGAAGGCACAGTGCAATACGGAATGCAAACTATTGACCAGTCGCTGTTTTACTTCTACCAGCGTGGTATGATTTCACTCGAGACCGCGCTTGCTAATGCCTCGAATCCTGATGATTTCAAGCTAAGAGTTGCTGGTGTCGTTGGTGGTTCCGATCGCGGATGGAAAGAATTTGAGATAGAAAAACTGAAGGAAAAGCGCGCAAAGGAAGACAAAGAAAGTGATAAGAGTGAGGACGAAGAGCCTCCACTTGCTGAGAATAGAGGATTTGATCTTTAA
- a CDS encoding tetratricopeptide repeat protein, producing the protein MLYVGIILVLIGILSIALLLLHRRRTEPPTESQIESEAKIEEKINFITQGLPEYDDIVEILESEDPTVVKLSRIFDKLLLSNRISAAEKIADLILEIAPESAVGYMRLGLVSMRRGNFEKAERYLRTALDISPSLVKAMNNLAYILNYQKRFAETVELMEKNMDIVNQNTVAMINLAIAYFHLDKIKNAFELLNKVYKKDQQIPEVHLYIGHCLMKLGEHDKAMLAYQRYKALVGQEGAEKPSDEAGKAEESQQEIPQTEIATEKKEIVISEKEDEKESEQPQNPDEELLDEEK; encoded by the coding sequence ATGCTTTATGTAGGAATAATACTGGTATTAATAGGGATACTAAGTATAGCACTCCTCTTATTACACAGGCGTCGCACAGAACCACCCACCGAATCCCAGATAGAAAGCGAAGCAAAAATCGAGGAGAAAATAAACTTCATAACTCAAGGCCTTCCCGAATACGACGACATTGTCGAAATCCTCGAATCAGAAGACCCAACCGTAGTAAAATTGTCACGCATATTCGATAAACTGCTTCTAAGCAATAGGATATCAGCCGCTGAAAAAATAGCTGACCTTATACTCGAAATAGCCCCTGAGTCAGCAGTAGGATACATGCGATTAGGACTCGTATCCATGAGAAGAGGAAATTTCGAGAAAGCCGAAAGATACCTGAGAACCGCGCTGGACATATCTCCTTCGCTCGTCAAAGCTATGAATAACCTTGCATACATCCTCAACTACCAGAAAAGATTTGCGGAAACCGTTGAGCTAATGGAAAAAAACATGGACATCGTAAACCAAAACACTGTGGCAATGATAAACCTTGCCATAGCTTATTTTCATCTCGATAAAATTAAGAATGCATTTGAGCTTCTTAATAAAGTTTACAAGAAAGACCAGCAAATACCTGAGGTGCACCTTTACATAGGTCATTGCCTAATGAAACTTGGCGAACATGATAAAGCAATGCTGGCTTACCAACGCTATAAAGCTTTGGTTGGGCAGGAAGGCGCCGAGAAACCAAGCGATGAAGCAGGAAAAGCCGAAGAGTCTCAGCAAGAGATACCTCAAACAGAAATAGCTACCGAGAAGAAAGAAATAGTCATCTCTGAAAAAGAGGACGAAAAGGAATCCGAACAGCCCCAAAACCCCGATGAAGAGCTTCTGGACGAAGAGAAATGA